The Candidatus Nitrosymbiomonas proteolyticus genome has a segment encoding these proteins:
- a CDS encoding ABC type glycerol-3-phosphate transporter, substrate-binding protein, translated as MVWRLTLWGTIGALFCATVGAWGSDPVELHVWGQGFGPETKGLEAAVREFERRNPDVRVRMLSMGAGAMNPQKLMTSIVGKAPPDVIRQDRFTIGDWASRGAFLDLSPYIERDIETDPLSPRPEQYYPETWAEVSYRKGVFAIPTSFDNRALYWNKNIFRENAAALRKAGLGPSRPPRTWEELLAYSKVLTQHNADGTLRQAGFLPNFGNSWLYLYAFQQGAEFMSPDGRTCTLFTPESAKALQFMVEGYEVVGGYEKALSFQSGFQSNMNDPFIVGKVAMKIDGDWILANLARYGPQLDFGVAPPPVPEDRYRLQGEFAGETERFVTWSGGFSLAIPEGARHPEQAWRFVKWMTSLEGRLLEAEAQRDWEEKRGRLSIPRQNAHREANEIIFLQLKPKQAKFADALQVHVDLAPAAKIRPVTFVGQILWDEHVRATERACLKLSPPERALKAGQAVVQREIDEFFRMEQYPPASPFVLVGFGVFLGGAAVAWFVVRTRRERVGRLSRQSARWGYLLISPWLVGFGILTLGPMIASLVLSFTHYPVLSEPRWVGTDNFADLFTADWPNVKKSLANAAYLAGVGVPLSLLTGLSIALLLNSAVRGLRYYRTFFYMPAIVPTIASAVLWAWLLSGDPNKGLINAVWLATVSEWFGTPVPGWINAEAWAKPALILMGVWGAGSGMILWLAGLKGIPTSLYEAAAIDGANPRQQFWTVTLPQLSPIIFFNLVMGIIGSLQEFDRVYVMRTPDGTPGPADSLLVPVYHLFVNGFSYFKMGYASAFAWLLFAIILILTAIQLKLAPKWVHYEAEN; from the coding sequence ATGGTCTGGCGGCTGACCCTTTGGGGAACGATCGGGGCTCTCTTCTGCGCCACCGTTGGTGCGTGGGGCAGCGACCCTGTCGAACTCCACGTGTGGGGGCAGGGCTTCGGGCCGGAGACCAAGGGTCTGGAGGCTGCGGTTCGAGAGTTTGAGCGCCGCAATCCTGACGTGAGGGTGCGGATGCTCAGCATGGGCGCCGGAGCGATGAACCCGCAGAAGCTCATGACGAGCATCGTAGGCAAGGCGCCGCCCGACGTGATTCGCCAGGATCGCTTCACCATCGGCGACTGGGCCAGCCGAGGCGCGTTCCTGGACCTCTCACCCTACATCGAGCGGGACATAGAAACCGATCCCCTTTCCCCTCGGCCGGAGCAGTACTACCCGGAGACGTGGGCCGAAGTGAGCTACCGCAAAGGCGTTTTCGCGATCCCGACCTCCTTCGACAACCGGGCGCTCTACTGGAACAAGAACATCTTCCGCGAGAACGCAGCCGCCCTTCGCAAGGCTGGGCTCGGCCCCAGTCGCCCGCCTCGAACTTGGGAGGAGCTTCTGGCCTACAGCAAGGTCCTCACCCAGCACAACGCCGACGGGACGCTGCGCCAAGCGGGCTTTCTCCCGAACTTCGGCAACTCGTGGCTCTATCTTTATGCCTTCCAACAAGGCGCCGAGTTCATGAGCCCTGACGGGCGGACGTGTACCCTCTTCACTCCCGAATCCGCGAAAGCACTTCAGTTCATGGTCGAGGGGTATGAGGTCGTGGGCGGCTATGAGAAGGCGCTCAGCTTCCAGTCAGGATTTCAGTCCAACATGAACGATCCCTTTATCGTCGGCAAAGTCGCGATGAAGATCGACGGCGACTGGATTCTCGCCAACCTCGCGCGCTACGGCCCGCAACTGGATTTTGGGGTAGCCCCTCCCCCGGTTCCGGAAGACAGGTACCGATTGCAGGGCGAATTCGCGGGCGAAACCGAACGATTCGTCACGTGGAGCGGCGGGTTTTCGCTCGCCATCCCAGAAGGGGCCCGCCATCCCGAGCAGGCTTGGCGATTCGTGAAATGGATGACCAGCTTGGAGGGCAGGCTTCTCGAAGCCGAGGCCCAGAGGGATTGGGAGGAAAAACGCGGACGGCTTTCGATCCCGCGACAGAACGCCCATCGGGAGGCCAACGAGATCATTTTCCTCCAGCTCAAGCCCAAGCAAGCCAAGTTCGCCGACGCCCTGCAAGTTCATGTCGATCTCGCCCCCGCGGCGAAGATTCGGCCTGTGACCTTCGTCGGCCAGATTCTCTGGGACGAGCACGTCCGTGCGACTGAACGAGCTTGCCTGAAGCTCTCGCCCCCCGAACGCGCCCTGAAGGCGGGCCAGGCGGTCGTTCAGAGGGAGATCGACGAGTTCTTTCGCATGGAGCAATACCCGCCCGCCAGTCCGTTCGTACTGGTCGGATTCGGGGTGTTCCTTGGGGGCGCAGCGGTGGCTTGGTTTGTCGTCCGAACGCGAAGGGAGCGGGTGGGCCGACTCTCGCGGCAAAGCGCAAGATGGGGCTACCTACTGATCTCCCCTTGGCTTGTGGGCTTTGGCATCCTGACGCTTGGGCCCATGATCGCCTCCCTCGTTCTTAGTTTTACGCACTACCCGGTTTTGAGCGAACCCAGGTGGGTGGGGACCGATAACTTCGCGGACCTGTTTACGGCGGATTGGCCCAACGTGAAGAAGTCGCTGGCGAACGCGGCGTACTTGGCGGGGGTCGGGGTGCCTCTCAGTCTTCTGACCGGCCTTTCCATCGCTCTGCTGCTCAACTCCGCTGTGCGCGGCCTCCGTTACTACAGGACCTTCTTCTATATGCCGGCCATCGTCCCCACGATCGCCAGCGCGGTCCTTTGGGCATGGCTTCTTTCGGGCGACCCCAATAAAGGACTCATCAACGCCGTATGGCTCGCGACGGTTTCGGAGTGGTTCGGGACTCCCGTTCCCGGATGGATCAACGCTGAGGCATGGGCCAAGCCCGCTCTGATCCTGATGGGAGTTTGGGGCGCGGGGAGCGGGATGATCCTGTGGCTGGCGGGGTTGAAGGGAATCCCTACCTCGCTCTACGAGGCGGCTGCGATCGACGGAGCGAACCCCCGGCAGCAGTTCTGGACTGTGACCCTCCCCCAGCTTAGCCCGATCATTTTCTTCAACCTCGTGATGGGGATCATCGGCTCGCTGCAAGAGTTCGACCGAGTCTACGTGATGAGAACCCCCGACGGGACCCCTGGCCCCGCTGATTCTCTTCTCGTGCCGGTGTACCACCTGTTCGTCAACGGTTTCTCTTACTTCAAGATGGGCTACGCAAGCGCTTTCGCGTGGCTGCTGTTTGCGATCATCCTGATCCTGACGGCGATTCAACTCAAGCTTGCCCCGAAGTGGGTCCACTACGAGGCCGAGAACTGA
- a CDS encoding ATP F0F1 synthase subunit beta yields MPGTGAVVQVMGPVVDCRFSAETLPELYNAITITDAAKGIDIVCEVAQHLGDDIVRCVALASTDGLVRGMTATDTGGPITVPVGEQTLGRVFNLLGRPIDNGPEVKAEHRLPIHRQPPTLREQNVQVEILETGLKVVDLLCPFNKGGKVGLFGGAGLGKTVLIQELIRNIAVEASGVSVFAGVGERTREGNDLWLEMKHAKFKDKDGVEKSVIDKTAMVFGQMNEPPGARLRVALSALTMAEYFRDEIGSDVLIFVDNIFRFVQAGSEVSALLGRMPSAVGYQPTLATEMGFLQERITSTTKGSVTSVQAIYVPADDPTDPAPATTFSHLDAYVYLERAIASKGLYPAVDPLASTSKNLDPNIVGAEHYDVARRVQQVLQRYKELQDIIAILGIDELSDDDKLIVARARKIERFLSQPNFVAEQFTGNPGRYVTRQDTVAAFKELMDGNLDDIPEQAFLYCGGLDDVHEKAAKLKALA; encoded by the coding sequence ATGCCAGGAACAGGCGCCGTCGTCCAAGTCATGGGTCCCGTCGTGGACTGCCGTTTTTCCGCTGAGACCCTTCCCGAACTGTATAACGCCATTACCATCACCGATGCCGCCAAGGGCATCGACATCGTGTGCGAAGTCGCGCAGCACTTGGGCGATGACATCGTGCGGTGTGTCGCGCTCGCCAGCACCGACGGGTTGGTTCGTGGCATGACCGCGACCGACACCGGCGGACCGATCACGGTTCCCGTGGGCGAGCAGACCCTCGGCCGCGTGTTCAACCTCCTCGGGCGTCCGATCGACAACGGCCCCGAAGTCAAGGCCGAACATCGCCTCCCGATCCACCGTCAGCCGCCGACCCTGCGCGAGCAAAACGTTCAAGTAGAGATACTCGAAACCGGCCTCAAGGTCGTCGACCTTCTGTGCCCGTTCAACAAGGGCGGTAAGGTCGGCCTGTTCGGTGGCGCGGGTCTGGGCAAGACCGTTCTCATTCAGGAGTTGATCCGCAACATCGCCGTCGAGGCCTCCGGCGTTTCAGTGTTCGCCGGGGTCGGCGAAAGGACCCGCGAAGGGAACGACCTCTGGCTCGAAATGAAGCACGCCAAGTTCAAGGACAAGGACGGCGTCGAGAAATCGGTTATCGACAAGACCGCCATGGTCTTTGGCCAGATGAACGAGCCCCCCGGCGCGAGGTTGCGCGTGGCGCTTTCGGCGCTTACGATGGCCGAGTACTTCCGCGACGAAATCGGTTCGGACGTTCTGATCTTCGTCGACAACATCTTCCGGTTCGTGCAGGCGGGTTCCGAAGTTTCCGCTCTTCTGGGACGCATGCCCAGCGCCGTGGGTTACCAGCCCACGCTCGCCACAGAGATGGGTTTCCTTCAAGAGCGAATCACCTCGACGACCAAGGGTTCGGTCACGTCGGTGCAAGCGATCTACGTCCCCGCTGACGACCCCACCGACCCTGCTCCCGCGACGACCTTCTCCCACCTCGACGCGTACGTTTACCTCGAAAGAGCGATCGCTTCGAAGGGGCTGTACCCCGCCGTCGACCCGCTGGCATCCACCTCAAAGAACCTCGACCCGAACATCGTCGGCGCGGAGCACTACGACGTCGCGCGAAGGGTTCAGCAGGTCCTGCAGCGCTACAAGGAACTCCAGGACATCATCGCCATCCTGGGCATCGACGAGCTTTCGGATGACGACAAGCTGATCGTGGCCCGAGCCCGGAAGATCGAGCGGTTCCTCTCGCAACCCAACTTCGTCGCCGAGCAGTTTACGGGCAACCCGGGCCGCTATGTCACCCGGCAAGACACGGTGGCGGCGTTCAAGGAGCTGATGGACGGCAACCTGGACGACATCCCCGAACAGGCGTTCTTGTACTGCGGCGGCCTCGACGACGTACACGAGAAAGCCGCCAAGCTCAAAGCCCTGGCGTAG
- a CDS encoding response regulator receiver modulated diguanylate cyclase, with amino-acid sequence MRFQRALDRLFGRSPVALGILIAAVLFIGALCSMLVLHRVSENALKENIRTNLKRVAEVAATVVDPVEHAKFTSRSQETSIEYERAIAPLRKLQDSDKEIAFVYTCVLRDGKVYFVLDPTEEGDSDGDGVDDKSHIMEEYEDVSDFMVRALSEGLATSDPEPYTDRWGTFVSGYAPIRREDGSVAGMVGVDISAETYVQRLAAMRSAMHQGLTVAAVLALTVGLLGGLMRGSVLRQREEADRNENEHREQLASAYERLELAYQAVELSRKRFSQLFEGLPVPCLTFDSQLHLFEWNAQALNVFGFSAEDALQRPVAEVLGGSFEDGSFDDLAAIVAAGGSVNEACWTDGKRHFLFSFHPLFGPSGEIAGGIIVAVDVTRQQSAEDQVRVQLQELKTAHELLNEANEGLLRANEQLEELAATDSLTGLANKRILMERLAEFIELAKRGQGFSVIMADIDHFKALNDEHGHLAGDFLLREVGKALRIPLRHVDVLARYGGEEFCALVRDPDGKAATAIAERMRQTVQSIPTEYGQITISLGVCAWSPAMESDTTVIEKADDALYQAKRAGRNRVVRAGDPFGEAA; translated from the coding sequence GTGAGGTTTCAGCGCGCCCTGGACCGTCTCTTTGGACGAAGCCCGGTGGCTCTTGGAATTCTCATCGCCGCTGTCTTGTTCATTGGAGCGCTGTGCTCCATGCTCGTGCTGCACCGCGTTTCCGAAAACGCCCTCAAAGAAAACATCCGAACGAACCTAAAGCGAGTTGCCGAGGTCGCCGCTACGGTTGTCGACCCCGTGGAGCACGCCAAGTTCACTTCTCGCAGTCAGGAGACCTCGATCGAATACGAGCGGGCGATCGCGCCGCTCCGGAAGCTCCAAGACTCCGACAAGGAAATCGCTTTCGTCTATACGTGCGTCCTTCGGGACGGGAAGGTGTACTTTGTCCTCGATCCGACCGAGGAAGGCGACTCTGACGGAGACGGGGTGGACGACAAATCTCACATCATGGAGGAGTACGAAGACGTTTCCGACTTCATGGTCCGCGCCCTGAGCGAAGGCCTGGCTACGTCTGACCCCGAGCCCTACACCGACCGCTGGGGCACCTTCGTCAGCGGCTATGCCCCGATTCGCCGGGAAGACGGATCAGTCGCAGGGATGGTGGGCGTCGACATTTCTGCAGAGACCTATGTCCAACGGCTCGCCGCGATGCGATCTGCAATGCACCAGGGACTCACGGTAGCGGCCGTTCTCGCTCTTACGGTTGGGCTCCTCGGCGGCCTGATGAGGGGCTCCGTGCTTCGGCAGCGCGAGGAAGCCGATCGCAATGAGAACGAGCATCGAGAACAACTGGCCTCCGCCTACGAACGCCTGGAACTCGCCTATCAGGCGGTCGAACTCTCGCGGAAGCGGTTTTCGCAGTTGTTTGAGGGCCTCCCGGTTCCTTGTCTCACCTTCGATAGCCAGTTGCACCTCTTTGAGTGGAACGCGCAGGCTTTGAACGTCTTCGGCTTTTCGGCGGAGGACGCGCTGCAGCGACCCGTGGCTGAAGTCCTCGGCGGGAGCTTCGAGGATGGGAGCTTCGATGATCTGGCCGCGATCGTGGCTGCCGGGGGATCGGTCAACGAAGCCTGTTGGACGGACGGCAAGCGCCACTTTCTGTTTAGCTTTCACCCGCTGTTCGGCCCGAGCGGCGAGATCGCAGGTGGAATCATCGTCGCGGTGGACGTCACGCGCCAGCAATCGGCGGAAGACCAGGTGCGAGTTCAGTTGCAGGAGCTCAAGACCGCGCATGAACTGCTGAACGAAGCCAACGAGGGTCTGCTCCGAGCCAACGAACAACTCGAAGAGCTGGCGGCCACGGATTCCCTGACCGGTCTTGCGAACAAACGAATCCTCATGGAGCGGCTGGCCGAGTTCATCGAACTAGCCAAAAGAGGGCAGGGGTTTAGCGTCATCATGGCCGACATCGACCATTTCAAGGCGCTGAACGACGAGCACGGCCACTTGGCGGGCGACTTCTTGCTCCGCGAGGTCGGTAAGGCTCTCCGCATCCCGCTACGTCATGTCGACGTTCTGGCTCGATACGGCGGCGAGGAGTTCTGCGCGTTGGTGCGCGATCCCGACGGCAAGGCTGCGACGGCCATCGCCGAGCGAATGAGGCAGACCGTTCAGAGCATCCCGACGGAATATGGGCAAATCACGATCAGCCTCGGCGTGTGCGCTTGGTCGCCCGCGATGGAGTCGGACACGACGGTCATCGAGAAGGCCGACGACGCGCTCTACCAAGCGAAACGGGCCGGGCGCAACCGAGTCGTGAGGGCTGGCGATCCGTTCGGCGAAGCAGCCTGA